One stretch of Streptomyces sp. MMBL 11-1 DNA includes these proteins:
- a CDS encoding type II toxin-antitoxin system VapC family toxin, whose protein sequence is MITSAACPPNGHARLALARTDDLRVITSAVALAEVAHSRINRPALEWTLSRLVVEPITEPIARHAAILLADAGPHGHKYAIDAILAATALASPGPATIPASDPEDLTALCRGHATVMKV, encoded by the coding sequence GTGATCACCTCGGCCGCCTGCCCGCCAAACGGTCACGCCCGGCTCGCCCTGGCCCGCACCGACGACCTCCGTGTGATCACCTCGGCAGTCGCCTTGGCCGAAGTGGCCCACTCCCGCATCAACCGCCCTGCCCTGGAGTGGACACTCTCCCGCCTGGTCGTGGAACCGATCACCGAGCCGATCGCCCGCCACGCCGCCATCCTGCTCGCCGACGCCGGCCCGCACGGCCACAAGTACGCCATCGACGCCATACTCGCCGCCACCGCACTGGCCTCACCAGGGCCGGCCACGATCCCTGCTTCCGATCCTGAGGACCTCACAGCGCTTTGCCGCGGGCACGCCACCGTCATGAAGGTCTGA
- a CDS encoding MBL fold metallo-hydrolase: protein MTKSITAPASSWTVGDHTVRRIDEVGLPARTGPWLLPGATTDLVSRTPWLSPEFADAQGVLRLASHSFAIEVDGMHVLVDTGIGNGKRRANPAWHNLNSDYEARLRAAGFAPEAIDIVVLTHLHADHVGWNTRAEGDAWVPTFPNARYLTSRTEWDYWAGVDMEEARRQMFRDSVHPVREAGLFDLIDVADEGTDVAPGIRLLPVPGHTPGQVAVELSSRGETALVTGDSIHHPVQMAHPELCSCVDVAPELAARTRNKLLGSLAGTSTLLLGSHFPQPTAGHVLREDGGYRLVPAPSREVAPTGG from the coding sequence ATGACCAAGTCCATCACTGCCCCCGCCTCTTCCTGGACGGTGGGCGACCACACCGTACGACGCATCGACGAAGTCGGCCTGCCCGCCCGGACCGGTCCGTGGCTGCTGCCCGGGGCAACCACCGACCTCGTGAGCCGGACGCCCTGGCTGAGCCCCGAATTCGCCGACGCACAAGGCGTCCTGCGCCTGGCAAGTCACAGCTTCGCCATCGAGGTGGACGGCATGCACGTGCTGGTGGACACCGGCATCGGAAACGGGAAGCGGCGCGCCAACCCCGCCTGGCACAACCTGAACAGCGACTACGAAGCACGGCTACGGGCGGCGGGCTTCGCGCCGGAGGCCATTGACATCGTGGTCCTGACCCACCTCCACGCCGACCACGTGGGGTGGAACACACGCGCCGAGGGCGACGCCTGGGTGCCCACCTTCCCGAACGCGCGCTATCTCACCTCACGCACCGAGTGGGACTACTGGGCGGGTGTCGACATGGAGGAGGCTCGCCGGCAGATGTTCCGGGACTCGGTCCATCCCGTCCGGGAAGCAGGGCTGTTCGACCTCATCGATGTAGCGGACGAGGGCACGGACGTCGCGCCGGGCATCCGTCTGCTGCCCGTTCCCGGCCACACACCGGGGCAGGTAGCGGTGGAACTGAGCAGCCGTGGCGAGACCGCACTGGTCACCGGCGACAGCATCCACCACCCGGTCCAGATGGCGCATCCGGAGCTCTGCAGCTGTGTGGACGTCGCTCCCGAACTCGCGGCCAGGACCCGGAACAAGCTGCTCGGCTCGCTGGCCGGTACGTCAACGCTCCTGCTCGGGAGCCACTTCCCGCAACCGACCGCCGGACACGTGCTCCGCGAGGACGGCGGGTACCGTCTGGTTCCGGCTCCCTCAAGGGAGGTCGCGCCCACCGGCGGCTGA